From a single Anaerolineales bacterium genomic region:
- a CDS encoding SulP family inorganic anion transporter, with the protein MPRRSLTRLYKDEFSTYSPAKFQQDLLAGLTVAAVALPLALAFGVASGATAAAGLVTAILAGFIMGALTGAPFQISGPTGAMSAVLIVLVQRYGLEGIWVAGLFSGALLLIIGLLRLGRFIAFIPAPVISGFTSGIALIIFIGQIDNFLGVKTPAVETAAQKFLGYFQGGFAPSIQSLIIGLVVIATMLFMPKKWTARFPASLLGLILATLLNWTLNWSAPMIGDIPQTLMLQDRLSLANVPWQNLPEFIAPILTITALGAVESLLAGAVGSNMTGIRMQANQELIAQGVGNMLIPFFGGVPATAAIARSSVGIKSGGQTRLVSIIHAVGLLLSMFLLAPFMSRIPLAALAGVLMVTAVRMNEWDAIRFIFGRRFKTDMIAFTITMLATIVLDLTQAILIGSFLAGAVFLNKIASINISVQDVDTERLKQKGIETAGKCQHVRVAFLTGPLFFAATSQFNEAFQNLKDTHALILSMRGVSLIDTAGLESIHRLHENLHKQGGTLMFAGVHENAYNMMKRGGLVKTVGEENFFWSSDQAIVEAERRGCQFCDRVS; encoded by the coding sequence ATGCCACGACGTTCATTGACTCGCCTATACAAGGACGAGTTTTCAACCTATTCACCTGCCAAATTCCAACAAGACCTGCTGGCGGGTCTCACCGTTGCCGCGGTTGCTCTGCCGCTGGCGCTCGCGTTCGGTGTCGCATCGGGTGCAACCGCGGCGGCGGGATTGGTCACTGCCATTCTCGCGGGCTTCATCATGGGCGCTCTCACCGGCGCGCCGTTCCAAATTTCAGGTCCCACAGGCGCGATGTCCGCAGTTCTCATCGTGCTCGTCCAACGCTACGGTCTCGAAGGCATCTGGGTCGCAGGTCTCTTCTCCGGCGCGCTCCTGCTCATCATCGGTCTCCTGCGCCTCGGTCGCTTCATCGCCTTCATCCCCGCGCCCGTCATCAGCGGCTTCACCTCGGGCATCGCCCTCATCATCTTCATCGGTCAAATCGACAATTTTCTTGGCGTCAAAACTCCAGCCGTCGAGACCGCCGCGCAAAAGTTCCTGGGATATTTTCAAGGCGGATTCGCTCCAAGCATTCAGTCGCTAATTATCGGACTCGTTGTCATTGCGACCATGCTATTCATGCCGAAAAAATGGACAGCGCGCTTCCCCGCTTCACTCCTCGGACTCATCCTTGCTACGCTTCTCAACTGGACCTTGAACTGGTCTGCCCCAATGATCGGAGACATCCCTCAGACCTTGATGCTGCAAGACCGCCTCAGCCTCGCTAATGTCCCCTGGCAGAATCTCCCCGAATTCATCGCCCCCATCCTGACCATCACCGCGCTTGGCGCAGTGGAATCATTGCTGGCTGGCGCGGTCGGCTCCAACATGACAGGTATCCGCATGCAGGCGAATCAGGAGTTGATCGCGCAAGGAGTGGGCAATATGCTCATCCCGTTCTTCGGCGGAGTCCCTGCCACAGCGGCGATCGCGCGTTCCAGTGTGGGAATCAAATCCGGCGGACAGACGCGCCTCGTGAGCATCATCCACGCGGTAGGATTGTTGCTCTCGATGTTCCTGCTCGCGCCGTTCATGAGCCGCATTCCTCTGGCGGCGCTGGCGGGTGTGCTGATGGTGACCGCCGTCCGCATGAACGAATGGGACGCGATCCGCTTCATCTTCGGCAGGCGCTTCAAGACCGATATGATCGCCTTCACGATTACGATGCTGGCGACCATCGTCCTCGACCTGACGCAAGCCATCCTGATCGGTTCCTTCCTCGCAGGCGCGGTCTTCCTGAACAAGATCGCCAGCATTAACATTTCCGTGCAGGATGTGGATACAGAACGACTCAAACAAAAGGGAATCGAAACGGCAGGCAAATGCCAGCATGTACGAGTGGCGTTCCTCACTGGTCCGTTGTTCTTCGCAGCGACCAGTCAATTCAATGAGGCGTTCCAGAATTTGAAAGATACGCATGCCCTGATCCTGTCCATGCGCGGGGTGTCACTGATCGATACAGCAGGGCTCGAATCCATTCACCGTTTGCATGAAAACCTGCACAAGCAGGGCGGCACGCTGATGTTTGCGGGCGTCCATGAAAACGCCTACAATATGATGAAGCGCGGCGGTCTTGTAAAAACTGTCGGGGAGGAAAATTTCTTCTGGTCCAGCGACCAAGCCATCGTCGAGGCAGAGAGGCGCGGATGTCAATTTTGTGATCGAGTTTCTTGA
- a CDS encoding ribonuclease HII, whose translation MISPPDLTHEQKLWNAYEHIAGLDEAGRGALAGPVCVGAVVLPKKPSLLSRTLNRARDSKQMTPRERTQLAPQIKASAIAWGIGFASAEEIDLLGIVPATRLAASRALEALHLIPHFLLTDFRLELPELDIPQTALVKGDQRSLSIASASILAKTARDEIMTELDIQYPEYGFSRHKGYGTRLHSGRITQLGHSPIHRKTFKLKK comes from the coding sequence ATGATCTCACCTCCTGATCTGACCCACGAACAAAAACTCTGGAACGCCTACGAACACATCGCAGGATTGGACGAAGCCGGACGCGGCGCACTGGCAGGACCGGTCTGCGTCGGGGCGGTCGTCCTGCCAAAAAAACCGTCGCTTCTTTCCCGGACTTTGAACCGGGCTCGCGATTCCAAGCAGATGACTCCCCGCGAGCGGACTCAACTTGCCCCGCAGATCAAAGCATCTGCCATCGCCTGGGGCATCGGCTTCGCCTCCGCCGAAGAGATCGACTTGCTCGGAATCGTCCCCGCTACACGGCTCGCCGCCAGCCGCGCCCTTGAAGCGCTTCATCTCATTCCGCACTTCCTGCTGACCGATTTCCGTCTCGAACTCCCCGAATTGGACATTCCCCAAACTGCGCTCGTCAAAGGCGACCAGCGTTCGTTGAGTATCGCAAGCGCATCCATCCTCGCAAAGACCGCCCGCGACGAAATCATGACCGAACTGGACATCCAATACCCGGAATATGGCTTCTCCCGTCACAAAGGCTATGGCACGCGCCTGCACAGCGGAAGGATCACCCAACTGGGACACTCCCCCATTCACCGAAAAACATTCAAGTTAAAAAAATAA
- a CDS encoding glycosyltransferase family 2 protein — MKTPFLSIVIPAHNEEDRLPNTLEKIYKFLETQDFLYEVIIVENGSSDHTLELAQEFAQSRPTLRVLQEQKRGKGNAVKRGMLEAHGDYRFICDADLSMPIEELLKFIPPALQQFDIAIASREAPGAVRYNEPPYRHIGGRAVNFIIQLLILPGLNDTQCGFKCFRADIAEAIFRQQTLAGWSFDIEILYLARRKKFIINEIPIHWYFDADSKVSAVRDAVRMISDIFRIHLNAIRGRYDLTS; from the coding sequence TTGAAAACACCTTTTCTATCCATTGTCATCCCGGCGCATAATGAAGAGGACCGCCTGCCCAACACGCTTGAAAAGATCTACAAGTTCCTCGAAACACAAGATTTTTTATATGAAGTCATCATCGTAGAGAACGGAAGTTCCGACCACACGCTTGAACTTGCACAGGAATTCGCTCAAAGCCGACCAACTCTGCGCGTCCTTCAGGAACAGAAGCGCGGAAAGGGAAACGCTGTCAAGCGCGGCATGTTGGAAGCGCACGGCGACTACCGCTTCATCTGCGACGCCGACCTGTCCATGCCAATCGAAGAATTACTAAAGTTCATCCCCCCTGCCCTCCAACAATTCGATATCGCCATCGCCTCCCGCGAAGCTCCCGGCGCAGTCCGGTATAACGAACCCCCCTACCGCCACATCGGCGGACGCGCAGTCAACTTCATCATCCAATTGCTCATCCTGCCGGGCTTGAACGACACGCAATGCGGCTTCAAATGCTTTCGCGCAGACATCGCCGAAGCGATCTTCCGTCAACAAACGCTTGCAGGCTGGTCTTTCGACATCGAAATCCTCTATCTTGCGCGCCGCAAAAAATTCATCATCAACGAAATCCCCATCCACTGGTACTTCGACGCCGACAGCAAGGTCAGCGCCGTGCGCGACGCCGTCCGCATGATCAGCGACATCTTCCGCATCCATCTCAACGCCATCCGCGGCAGGTATGATCTCACCTCCTGA
- the galE gene encoding UDP-glucose 4-epimerase GalE — protein sequence MNIFVTGGAGYIGSATAEALLNAGHSVTVYDSLVTGHRAAVPKDAEFIHASLDDSHALAEALTSKKYDAIMHFAAFIEAGESMKDPGKFFRNNFTNSLQLMETAVKAGVKKLVFSSTAAVYRSSEEPLTEESPLGPTNVYGHTKLMTEQALNWYCEIYGLHFAVLRYFNACGALPGRGEAHQPESHLIPRVLQIALGQAESATIFGTDYPTPDGTCIRDYIHIADLVSAHILALDALEKRQKMTYNVGSGNGFSVREVIEAARKVTGHAIPAIEAPRRPGDSARLVASPDRIKSELGWNPQFTNLHDILSSAWEWHMSHPHGYEK from the coding sequence ATGAATATCTTTGTCACAGGCGGCGCAGGGTATATTGGTTCCGCCACAGCAGAAGCATTGCTCAACGCGGGGCACTCCGTCACCGTGTACGACTCTCTGGTCACCGGTCACCGTGCTGCGGTCCCGAAAGATGCGGAGTTCATCCACGCATCTTTGGATGACAGCCACGCACTCGCCGAGGCGCTGACATCCAAAAAATATGACGCCATCATGCACTTTGCCGCTTTTATCGAAGCAGGCGAGAGTATGAAAGACCCCGGTAAATTCTTCCGCAACAACTTTACCAACTCCCTGCAATTGATGGAAACAGCGGTGAAGGCTGGGGTGAAGAAGCTCGTCTTTTCCTCCACAGCTGCGGTCTATCGGTCCAGCGAGGAGCCGCTTACAGAAGAATCTCCGCTCGGACCGACCAATGTCTATGGTCACACCAAATTGATGACCGAGCAGGCGCTCAACTGGTATTGCGAAATTTATGGGCTGCATTTTGCCGTGTTGCGGTATTTCAACGCCTGCGGCGCGTTACCGGGACGCGGCGAAGCGCACCAGCCTGAGTCGCATCTTATTCCGCGTGTGTTGCAGATCGCACTGGGTCAGGCGGAATCCGCCACTATTTTCGGCACAGATTATCCCACGCCGGATGGAACGTGCATCCGCGATTACATTCATATTGCAGATCTGGTCTCGGCGCATATTCTGGCATTGGACGCATTGGAAAAGCGCCAAAAGATGACGTACAATGTCGGAAGCGGGAACGGCTTTTCCGTGCGCGAAGTGATTGAAGCCGCGCGCAAAGTGACGGGTCATGCCATTCCTGCCATCGAAGCGCCTCGCCGCCCCGGCGACTCGGCACGGTTGGTGGCGTCACCGGACAGGATCAAAAGCGAATTGGGTTGGAATCCGCAATTCACAAATCTGCACGATATTCTCTCCAGCGCATGGGAGTGGCACATGTCCCATCCGCACGGATATGAAAAATGA
- a CDS encoding alpha/beta hydrolase-fold protein translates to MSTRQAVLFLTFFSLLFFILACSPSNEPIPTPTVTSPPPTATVTHTPSPVPPTATATPLTCLTQPGTIQQDVISYTNPPQEFLIYLPPCYSEMTDLRYPVLYLLHGQTYNQDQWVRLAAPQIADQLIHSGESRPFIMVFPDDRYWYAQPGVGFGDRLILDIIPHMDKNYRTIADREYRALGGLSRGGGWAVKLGFEFPELFGTIGLHSPAIFNANAPAMERVLGNMPADVRPRLWLDVGDTDRELPSITLFEQMLVRNNYLHEYHLYAGDHSETYWRDHVDEYLRWYVQAWQTEPAEQ, encoded by the coding sequence ATGAGTACCCGTCAAGCAGTTTTGTTTCTGACCTTTTTTTCGCTTCTTTTTTTTATTTTAGCCTGTTCCCCCTCAAATGAACCGATCCCAACCCCAACCGTGACCTCCCCTCCTCCCACCGCAACGGTCACACACACCCCAAGTCCTGTCCCGCCGACAGCCACTGCCACACCCTTGACCTGCCTCACCCAACCCGGCACGATCCAGCAGGACGTCATTTCATACACCAACCCGCCGCAGGAATTTCTGATTTACCTCCCGCCATGCTACTCCGAAATGACCGACCTGCGCTACCCCGTGCTCTATCTGCTTCACGGACAGACGTATAACCAGGATCAATGGGTGCGTCTCGCCGCGCCGCAGATCGCGGACCAGCTCATTCATTCCGGCGAGAGCCGTCCCTTCATCATGGTCTTCCCCGACGACCGTTACTGGTATGCACAACCGGGCGTCGGTTTCGGTGACCGCCTGATCCTTGACATCATTCCGCACATGGACAAGAACTACCGCACGATTGCAGACCGGGAGTATCGTGCCCTGGGCGGACTCTCGCGCGGTGGGGGCTGGGCGGTGAAACTCGGTTTTGAATTCCCTGAACTGTTCGGGACGATCGGTTTGCATTCCCCAGCCATCTTCAATGCCAATGCGCCCGCCATGGAACGGGTGCTCGGGAATATGCCCGCTGATGTGCGTCCCCGTCTCTGGTTGGATGTGGGCGACACCGACCGCGAACTTCCCAGCATCACCCTGTTCGAGCAAATGCTGGTGCGGAATAACTATCTCCATGAATATCATCTTTATGCGGGTGATCACTCGGAAACCTATTGGCGCGATCACGTGGACGAATACCTGCGGTGGTATGTTCAGGCATGGCAGACAGAACCTGCGGAGCAATAA
- a CDS encoding LysM peptidoglycan-binding domain-containing protein — translation MNSKRFLILFVLISMILFGVWLPANASPGSQQTIPTPTAGVDGRIIYVVQPGDNCFRVANINLITVDQLRQLNSRLDENCTLVVGQELLIGIISPATETPEAAPTPGEPTPTPTPLSGTTEVCVLVFDDINGNAMHEATEPAVAGGAVSLTELNGKYSGSQDTVIPADPAAYQGICFTNIPEGNYNITVAIPDNFNPTTELTYSLVVNAGDIALVPFGVQSRDVVMDPSAAEESSGGGGSSTFLGIFGALLLLSGGALGYYAWRSSKPESKLGGGLPRR, via the coding sequence ATGAATTCAAAACGTTTTTTGATCTTGTTCGTTCTTATCAGCATGATCCTGTTTGGAGTGTGGCTCCCTGCAAACGCATCACCCGGGTCGCAACAGACCATCCCGACGCCTACAGCCGGTGTTGATGGGCGTATCATTTATGTCGTTCAGCCTGGCGACAACTGCTTTCGTGTAGCCAATATAAATCTTATTACGGTTGACCAACTTCGCCAGTTGAATTCCCGGCTTGATGAAAACTGTACGCTGGTGGTTGGGCAGGAGCTGTTGATCGGCATCATTTCGCCTGCGACAGAGACCCCGGAGGCTGCACCTACGCCCGGTGAGCCTACGCCTACACCTACGCCGCTGTCTGGGACTACGGAAGTATGCGTGTTGGTGTTCGACGATATCAACGGTAATGCCATGCATGAAGCGACCGAGCCGGCTGTGGCGGGCGGTGCTGTCAGCTTGACGGAGCTCAATGGGAAGTATTCCGGTTCACAGGATACGGTTATCCCGGCGGATCCGGCGGCGTATCAGGGGATTTGTTTTACAAATATTCCCGAAGGAAATTACAACATTACGGTCGCCATTCCGGATAATTTCAACCCCACCACGGAACTGACCTATTCCCTGGTTGTGAATGCGGGGGATATTGCCCTTGTGCCGTTCGGCGTTCAATCCCGTGATGTGGTTATGGACCCGTCCGCGGCGGAAGAGAGTTCTGGCGGCGGCGGGTCGTCCACGTTCCTTGGTATTTTTGGGGCGCTGTTGTTATTGAGCGGCGGAGCGCTGGGGTATTATGCCTGGCGTTCGAGCAAGCCCGAAAGCAAGTTGGGCGGCGGACTTCCGCGGCGATAA
- a CDS encoding MBL fold metallo-hydrolase: MTFSFHRIPVGIDNCYLLRGSQTVLIDGGAQGGFPSFKRRLRDLGVDPQEIALILLTHGHWDHITCLSDIQKLTGAKVAIHGQDQFMVETGEPPFPNGVNAWGKIMSASARLLLNPKLPKVKVDVTLDDEGMSLQKYGIPGKVVYTPGHSMGHVSILLDSGDAFVGDMAMNDWYLRRTPGLPILADDIRMVVESWRKILPMGIKRVHPAHGGDFPVDVMRREIENFKR; encoded by the coding sequence ATGACATTTTCCTTTCATCGCATCCCGGTCGGCATTGACAACTGCTATCTCCTGCGCGGCTCTCAGACCGTCTTGATCGATGGCGGTGCGCAGGGCGGATTCCCATCCTTTAAGCGCCGCCTGCGGGACCTCGGAGTTGATCCGCAGGAAATCGCCTTGATCCTGCTGACGCATGGTCACTGGGATCACATCACCTGTCTGAGCGACATCCAGAAATTGACCGGGGCGAAGGTCGCGATTCATGGACAGGATCAGTTCATGGTCGAGACGGGCGAGCCGCCATTTCCAAATGGAGTAAATGCCTGGGGGAAGATAATGTCCGCATCTGCGAGACTGTTGTTGAATCCGAAACTTCCAAAAGTGAAAGTGGATGTGACGCTTGACGACGAGGGGATGTCGTTGCAAAAATACGGGATCCCCGGAAAAGTGGTTTACACGCCGGGGCATTCGATGGGGCATGTCAGCATCCTTTTGGATTCGGGCGATGCGTTTGTCGGTGATATGGCGATGAATGATTGGTATCTGCGCCGGACGCCGGGGCTGCCGATCCTTGCGGATGATATTCGCATGGTGGTGGAGAGTTGGCGAAAGATACTGCCGATGGGGATCAAGCGCGTACATCCCGCGCATGGCGGGGATTTTCCCGTTGATGTGATGCGGCGGGAGATCGAGAATTTCAAACGATAA
- the hydA gene encoding dihydropyrimidinase codes for MKTLIKNGTLITASDTFQADILIEGERIVRIAPNLEIDSNHLVDATNKLILPGGIDPHVHLDLPMFDTVSSDDHYTGHKAAAFGGTTTAMDFVVLEDQGFDHSVDLWMKKAEKAAIDYSFHMNLTKFNEKMAKEIPSLMKMGIQTLKVFTAYNGRLRLDDGGIFKALRIARENGMLVMAHCENGDVIETLVADALAAGHTSPEWHALTRPAWGAVEATLRMAAMAEQADSPVYIVHMNAGGEVDMLKYARERGVKVMGETCPQYLFFTIDNLRQPDGAKWICSPPMRAEQDNVRLWEGLSEGLLQTVGTDHCPFYFDGTKPIVYEGSEIVIPGKELGKDDFTKIPNGLPGIQDRMPVLWTTGVRAGKITANQFVAYMCTNPAKIFGLYPRKGALMEGSDADIVVWDPEKKVTYGAAMSHQRTDYNLYEGRELTGYPEKVFLRGKMIVDGNEWKGARGGGQFLKRGEGEIL; via the coding sequence ATGAAAACCCTGATAAAGAACGGGACGCTGATCACCGCCTCCGACACTTTCCAAGCCGATATTTTGATCGAAGGCGAGCGAATCGTCCGCATCGCACCCAACCTCGAAATTGATTCCAACCATCTGGTGGATGCCACAAACAAACTGATCCTGCCCGGCGGCATCGACCCGCACGTCCACCTCGACCTGCCCATGTTCGACACGGTCTCCTCCGACGACCATTACACCGGTCACAAAGCCGCCGCCTTTGGCGGAACGACCACCGCAATGGACTTCGTCGTTCTCGAAGACCAAGGCTTCGATCATTCCGTGGACCTGTGGATGAAAAAAGCCGAAAAAGCCGCCATCGACTATTCCTTCCACATGAATTTGACGAAGTTCAACGAGAAGATGGCAAAGGAAATCCCTTCGTTGATGAAGATGGGCATCCAGACCTTGAAGGTCTTCACCGCCTACAACGGACGCCTGCGCCTCGATGACGGCGGAATATTCAAAGCCTTGCGCATCGCCAGAGAAAACGGCATGTTGGTGATGGCACATTGCGAAAACGGCGACGTCATCGAAACACTGGTCGCGGATGCGCTGGCGGCAGGACATACATCCCCCGAATGGCACGCGCTCACCCGTCCCGCTTGGGGCGCAGTGGAAGCCACCCTGCGCATGGCGGCAATGGCAGAACAGGCGGACTCGCCTGTGTACATTGTCCATATGAACGCAGGCGGCGAAGTGGACATGCTCAAGTATGCGCGCGAACGCGGCGTCAAAGTAATGGGCGAAACCTGCCCGCAATATCTCTTCTTCACCATTGACAACCTGCGTCAGCCCGACGGCGCGAAGTGGATCTGCTCGCCGCCGATGCGGGCGGAGCAAGACAATGTCCGTTTGTGGGAAGGGTTGTCGGAGGGGCTTCTGCAAACCGTCGGCACGGACCATTGCCCATTCTATTTTGACGGGACCAAACCCATCGTCTATGAAGGAAGCGAGATCGTCATCCCCGGCAAGGAATTAGGCAAGGATGATTTTACAAAGATCCCGAACGGCTTGCCCGGCATCCAAGACCGCATGCCAGTTCTGTGGACGACCGGCGTGCGCGCGGGAAAGATCACGGCAAATCAATTTGTCGCATACATGTGCACGAACCCAGCGAAGATCTTTGGCTTGTATCCGCGCAAGGGCGCATTGATGGAAGGCTCGGATGCAGACATTGTGGTCTGGGATCCGGAGAAAAAAGTGACGTACGGCGCGGCAATGTCGCATCAGCGCACGGATTACAATCTGTATGAAGGCCGAGAGTTGACCGGCTACCCTGAGAAGGTTTTTCTGCGCGGAAAGATGATCGTGGACGGCAATGAGTGGAAGGGTGCGCGCGGCGGCGGGCAATTCCTGAAACGCGGTGAAGGGGAGATCCTATAA
- a CDS encoding lysophospholipid acyltransferase family protein has protein sequence MKRFLRWLIHTVLTLITKIETSGYENLPEKGGFVIATNHLGFLDAPMAYYALDNLNLFIPVAEKWEENPLLKWLGGHLNLIFVDRFNADLRSMREMIKRMEEGQTLVIAPEGTRARDEKMAQGKPGVAYLASKMGWQIVPVAISGTEDRLFKGNFKRLKRTPVKLTAGNSFTLPPFPKENRDEILQEYTDEIMCRIAVMLPEHNRGFYAEHPRLKELLAEKR, from the coding sequence ATGAAAAGATTTTTGCGATGGCTCATCCACACTGTCCTGACACTCATCACAAAAATAGAGACTTCCGGTTATGAGAACCTGCCTGAAAAAGGCGGGTTTGTCATTGCTACGAACCATCTCGGTTTCCTCGATGCGCCAATGGCGTATTATGCTTTGGATAATTTGAATCTCTTTATCCCGGTTGCCGAGAAATGGGAGGAAAATCCGCTGCTCAAGTGGCTGGGAGGGCATCTTAACTTAATTTTCGTGGACCGCTTCAATGCCGACCTGCGATCCATGCGTGAGATGATCAAACGCATGGAGGAGGGGCAGACGCTCGTCATTGCGCCGGAAGGCACGCGCGCCCGCGACGAAAAAATGGCGCAGGGCAAGCCCGGCGTGGCGTATCTTGCCTCCAAAATGGGCTGGCAGATCGTGCCGGTGGCGATCAGCGGAACAGAAGACCGGCTCTTCAAGGGAAATTTCAAACGCCTAAAGCGCACGCCGGTCAAATTGACGGCTGGAAATTCGTTCACACTCCCACCCTTCCCGAAGGAGAATCGTGATGAAATATTACAGGAATATACGGACGAGATCATGTGCCGTATTGCGGTCATGCTCCCTGAACACAATCGCGGGTTTTATGCGGAGCATCCGCGCTTGAAGGAATTGTTGGCGGAAAAAAGATGA
- a CDS encoding lysophospholipid acyltransferase family protein: MSASIRFIARKILPLFADIEVRGDVGKLPKGGYMLASNHLGRLDSLVVYYVIDNDDLIHPLTDKYKKYWWARIVARWLNVTWLTRGQADMKAMREFITRLKNGGVMVIAPEGTRSKSANLLKAEPGAIYIAHSAKVGIIPVALTGTEDSDVVARLKQFQKLKITITAGEEVYYPPDIKTAKGAERDVLLQSAMDEVMCRIAAMLPERYRGYYRDFPRTQELLQETRSQN, translated from the coding sequence ATGAGTGCGTCGATCCGCTTCATTGCGCGAAAGATCCTGCCGCTGTTCGCGGATATCGAAGTCCGCGGCGATGTGGGCAAACTGCCGAAGGGCGGATACATGCTCGCCTCCAATCATCTCGGCAGGCTGGATTCACTGGTTGTGTATTACGTCATTGACAATGACGATCTCATCCATCCGCTGACGGATAAGTACAAAAAATATTGGTGGGCGCGCATCGTGGCTCGGTGGTTGAACGTCACCTGGCTGACGCGCGGTCAAGCCGACATGAAAGCCATGCGCGAGTTCATCACGCGCTTGAAGAACGGCGGGGTCATGGTCATTGCCCCGGAGGGGACGCGCTCAAAGTCCGCGAACCTGCTCAAGGCGGAGCCCGGCGCGATCTACATCGCGCACTCGGCAAAGGTGGGCATCATCCCTGTGGCACTGACCGGCACGGAAGATTCCGATGTGGTGGCACGCTTGAAGCAATTTCAGAAACTAAAGATCACCATCACGGCTGGCGAGGAAGTGTATTACCCGCCCGACATCAAAACCGCCAAGGGTGCGGAGCGGGATGTTCTGTTGCAGTCCGCAATGGATGAAGTCATGTGCCGCATTGCGGCGATGCTTCCCGAACGGTATCGTGGATATTACAGGGATTTTCCGCGCACGCAGGAATTGCTTCAAGAAACTCGATCACAAAATTGA
- a CDS encoding PilZ domain-containing protein: MPTERRKLARKNFTYYMQVLDEATGELVGQLADIGTGGFKIESAMPVPVGINFQLRIEQTGEIAGKSHMTFTARSKWCKRDPYDPTIYNVGFQLVDMTPADYDIFVKIFNEYGEQKRAHHKSNTDYIWG; encoded by the coding sequence ATGCCTACGGAACGCCGAAAATTGGCGCGAAAGAATTTCACCTATTATATGCAGGTGCTGGATGAAGCGACCGGTGAACTGGTCGGTCAGCTTGCTGATATTGGCACGGGTGGATTCAAGATCGAAAGCGCCATGCCGGTTCCTGTGGGGATCAATTTTCAACTCCGCATCGAACAGACGGGCGAGATCGCTGGAAAGAGTCACATGACCTTTACCGCGCGTTCGAAGTGGTGCAAACGCGACCCATACGACCCGACCATCTATAACGTCGGCTTTCAGCTTGTGGATATGACGCCCGCCGATTACGATATTTTCGTGAAGATCTTCAACGAGTATGGCGAGCAGAAACGGGCGCATCACAAGAGCAATACAGATTACATTTGGGGATGA